One genomic region from Amia ocellicauda isolate fAmiCal2 chromosome 4, fAmiCal2.hap1, whole genome shotgun sequence encodes:
- the cilp gene encoding cartilage intermediate layer protein 1 has translation MFEKDWELSGNWSNEWSTWFNVDHPGGQGDYEQLDAIRFYYHERVCDSPRALEARTTDWTPAHSTGETVHLDPRRGFWCVNAEQPEGRNCSNYAVRFLCPKAPGAAAEGVWGPWSEWSPCSAQCGGTAVQMRSRNCNSHSHHWEKECIGPTVEGRMCKGPSCTVCNLSCPMGHVNAECEACMCEEHLLLGTVRTAAGLPVPGAALLRVGKTAKLLTLTDHNGHFSIPGVCPDGNTTLRVKLEKYAPETVTVPSSNDKVSVIHVKLQRAEKPHVLKNPESKARREGQTAAFCCKVGGQPEPDNYLWYHNGTLLDRKQFQYDSTLVLKKLKKSQAGEYHCKASNEAGTIKSQSATLTVIGPEEPSCKPEPESHLIRLPHDCYQNSSNSFFYDVGKCPTGTCTGQLDNGIRCKDTVSYCCGVEKMEQKQITCKGYTLPTMVVTECGCQKCVDTKVIVRGRAVAADNGEPLRFGHVFMGGVRVSRTGYKGTFSIQVPFDTERLVLTFVDHMKKFVNTTKVLPFNKKGGAVYHEVKLLRRKAPVTLLSSETNMISLGEKEGQDPIAELQIPPNAFYRENGEVYVGKVKASVTFLDPRDISTATAAQSDLNFVGEEGDVLPLVTYGMFSVDFTDEAMTESLNAGKVKVFLDSAQVRMPEHLSGMKLWSLNPETGFWEEEGDFHLEKTRRGKREERSFLIGNMEIKERRLFNLDVPENRRCYVKVRAFRSERFMPSEQVEGVVITLINMEPTPGFSSNPRAWGRFDSVITGSNGACLPAFCDDQKTDAYTAYVMANIGGEELEAVSSSPKFNPNAIGVPQPYLNKLGYRRTDHEDPKMKKTAFKMNVAKPSPNAAEESNGPVYSFENLKECEEAPFTAGHFRFYRVEGDHYDYNTVHFNEDDPMSWTADYLSWWPKPMEYRACYIKVKINGPKEIMVRSRNMGGTHPQTVGKLYGIRDARSTRDMDQSNLSAVCLEFKCSGMLYDQDRVDRTLVKIIPQGSCKRDSVDSMLQEYLVNHLPLAVNNDTNEFTMLAPLDPLGHNYGIYTVTDQDPRTAKEIALGRCFDGTSDGTSRVMKSNVGMALTFTCGDRQATRQSVFQALQNSPGQTLVSAVRESRRSRRQRGSRRPRIAQVPLRRTTAG, from the exons ATGTTTGAGAAAGACTGGGAACTGTCGGGGAATTGGAGCA ACGAGTGGAGTACCTGGTTCAACGTGGATCACCCTGGGGGTCAGGGTGACTATGAGCAGCTGGATGCCATTCGCTTCTACTATCATGAGCGCGTGTGCGACTCCCCCCGAGCCCTGGAGGCGCGCACCACAGACTGGACCCCGGCCCACAGCACGGGCGAGACAGTGCACTTGGACCCCCGCCGTGGGTTCTGGTGTGTGAATGCAGAGCAGCCCGAAGGGAGGAACTGCTCCAACTACGCagtccggttcctctgccccaaAG CCCCTGGGGCCGCAGCGGAGGGAGTGTGGGGACCATGGTCGGAGTGGAGCCCATGTTCCGCCCAgtgtgggggcactgctgtgcAGATGCGCTCCAGAAACTGCAATTCACACTCCcaccactgggagaaggagtGCATCGGACCCACTGTGGAAGGCAGAATGTGCAAAGGACCATCCTGCACAG tgtgtaaCCTGTCCTGCCCCATGGGCCATGTGAATGCGGAGTGCGAAGCCTGCATGTGTGAGGAGCACCTCCTGCTGGGCACGGTTCGCACTGCGGCTGGTCTGCCTGTCCCTGGGGCCGCACTGCTCAGGGTGGGCAAAACGGCCAAGCTTCTCACCCTGACAGACCACAACGGCCACTTCAGCATCCCAGGGGTCTGTCCCGACGGCAACACCACCCTGAGGGTCAAGCTGGAGAAATACGCCCCTGAGACAGTCACGGTGCCCTCCAGTAATGACAAGGTCTCCGTCATTCATGTCAAGCTGCAGAGGGCAG AGAAGCCCCATGTGCTGAAGAACCCGGAGAGCAAGGCGCGGCGCGAGGGCCAGACAGCCGCCTTCTGCTGCAAGGTGGGGGGACAGCCGGAGCCGGACAACTACCTGTG GTATCATAATGGCACCCTGCTGGACAGAAAGCAGTTCCAGTATGACAGCACCCTGGTACTGAAGAAACTGAAGAAAAGCCAGGCGGGCGAGTACCACTGTAAGGCAAGCAACGAAGCTGGGACCATCAAATCCCAGTCTGCTACCCTCACTGTCATTG GGCCTGAGGAGCCTTCCTGTAAACCTGAGCCTGAGTCCCACCTAATCCGCCTGCCTCACGACTGCTACCAAAACTCTAGCAACTCCTTCTTCTACGATGTTGGGAAGTGCCCCACAGGAACATGCACCGGACAGCTGGACAATGGGATCAGGTGCAAGGACACTGTGTCGTACTGCTGTGGGGTGGAGAAGATGGAGCAGAAGCAGATAACCTGCAAGGGCTACACACTGCCCACCATGGTGGTCACCGAGTGTGGCTGCCAGAAGTGCGTCGACACGAAGGTGATCGTGCGCGGGAGGGCAGTGGCAGCAGACAACGGTGAGCCTCTGCGCTTCGGACATGTCTTCATGGGAGGCGTCAGGGTCAGCCGGACAGGCTACAAGGGCACCTTCTCCATCCAGGTACCCTTCGACACAGAGAGGCTGGTCCTCACCTTTGTTGACCACATGAAGAAATTTGTGAACACCACCAAAGTGCTGCCCTTCAACAAGAAAGGTGGGGCAGTGTACCATGAGGTCAAATTGCTGCGGAGGAAAGCGCCAGTGACTCTGCTCTCCTCTGAGACAAACATGATCTCACTGGGGGAGAAAGAAGGGCAGGACCCCATTGCTGAGCTCCAGATCCCACCTAATGCCTTTTACAGAGAAAATGGGGAGGTTTATGTGGGAAAAGTCAAAGCCAGCGTGACATTCCTGGATCCCAGAGACATATCCACAGCAACAGCTGCTCAGAGCGACCTCAACTTTGTGGGCGAGGAAGGGGACGTGCTGCCTCTAGTGACCTACGGCATGTTCTCAGTGGACTTCACGGATGAGGCCATGACAGAGTCCCTAAATGCCGGCAAGGTGAAGGTGTTTCTGGACTCGGCTCAGGTACGTATGCCGGAGCACCTTAGTGGGATGAAGCTGTGGTCCCTCAACCCAGAGACAGGCTTctgggaggaagagggagactTCCACCTGGAGAAGACCAGGCGCGGGAAACGGGAGGAAAGATCCTTCCTGATCGGTAACATGGAAATCAAGGAACGCCGACTGTTTAACCTGGATGTGCCAGAGAACAGGAGGTGCTACGTCAAAGTCAGAGCCTTCCGCAGCGAGAGGTTCATGCCGAGCGAGCAAGTGGAAGGGGTGGTGATCACCCTGATCAACATGGAGCCTACCCCAGGTTTTTCCTCCAACCCCAGGGCCTGGGGGCGCTTCGACAGTGTCATAACCGGCTCAAATGGGGCCTGCTTGCCGGCTTTCTGTGATGACCAGAAGACGGATGCTTATACTGCCTACGTGATGGCCAACATCGGTGGTGAGGAGTTGGAAGCAGTCTCGTCATCACCAAAATTCAACCCCAACGCTATTGGAGTCCCCCAGCCCTACCTGAACAAGCTGGGCTACAGGAGAACAGACCATGAAGACCCCAAAATGAAAAAGACAGCCTTCAAGATGAACGTGGCAAAGCCCAGCCCCAACGCCGCAGAGGAGAGCAACGGCCCCGTCTACTCGTTCGAGAACCTGAAGGAATGCGAGGAGGCCCCATTTACAGCAGGCCACTTCAGGTTCTACCGGGTGGAGGGAGACCACTATGACTACAACACGGTCCACTTCAATGAGGATGATCCCATGAGCTGGACTGCGGACTATCTGAGTTGGTGGCCCAAGCCCATGGAGTACAGGGCGTGCTACATCAAGGTGAAGATAAACGGCCCCAAGGAGATCATGGTGCGCTCCCGGAACATGGGAGGCACCCACCCACAGACGGTCGGGAAGCTGTACGGAATCCGGGACGCGCGTAGCACCCGAGACATGGACCAGTCCAACTTGTCAGCTGTCTGCCTGGAGTTCAAGTGCAGCGGAATGCTTTACGACCAGGATCGTGTGGATCGAACCCTGGTCAAGATCATCCCCCAGGGAAGCTGCAAGCGAGACAGCGTGGACAGCATGCTGCAGGAGTACCTGGTGAACCACCTCCCGCTGGCGGTCAACAATGACACCAACGAGTTCACCATGCTGGCCCCCCTGGACCCCCTGGGCCACAACTACGGCATCTACACCGTGACCGACCAGGACCCCAGGACGGCGAAGGAGATCGCTCTGGGTCGTTGTTTCGACGGGACCTCCGATGGCACCTCCAGGGTCATGAAGAGTAACGTGGGGATGGCCCTTACTTTCACCTGCGGGGACAGGCAGGCAACGCGGCAGAGTGTGTTCCAGGCGCTGCAGAACTCACCCGGACAGACGCTGGTGAGCGCTGTGAGGGAAAGCAGGCGCAGCAGGAGACAGAGGGGCAGCAGGCGTCCTCGCATCGCTCAAGTCCCTCTCCGCAGGACCACAGCTGGCTAG
- the eif3jb gene encoding eukaryotic translation initiation factor 3 subunit J-B: protein MSHHSLRAAASPAGFALFLAHRHTHSKMADVDSWDADNFEEQDEPIKKVPVLDKWEGEDEEEDVKDNWDDDEDEEKKAEEKKTDVKVSDKKKLIEKIKEKETRQRKKQEEIKKRLEESEAELTVEQQMAEKLRVKQLQEEADLELAKEAFGVNNVTGIDAMNPSSKDDFTEFEKLLKEKISQYEKSVHYSSFLESLFRDLCISLEVEDMKKISTSLTVLLTEKQKQEKQNKAKKKKSKGVLPGGGLKAKLKDDLADYGEYDGGYAQDYEDFM from the exons ATGTCCCATCATTCTCTGCGCGCTGCCGCCAGCCCGGCCGGATTCGCTCTCTTCCtggcgcacagacacacacacagcaagatGGCGGACGTCGACTCCTGGG ACGCCGACAACTTCGAGGAGCAGGATGAGCCGATCAAGAAAGTGCCCGTGTTGGACAAGTGGGAAGGcgaggacgaggaggaagaCGTGAAG GACAATTGGGATGATGACGAAGATGAGGAGAAGAAGgcagaggagaaaaaaacag ACGTTAAAGTTTCAGACAAGAAAAAATTAATTGAAAAGATCAAAGAGAAGGAGACCCGACAGAGGAAAAAGCAGGAGGAAATCAAAAAGAGG TTAGAGGAATCCGAGGCAGAACTGACAGTAGAACAACAGATGGCAGAGAAGCTGCGAGTGAAACAGTTGCAAGAAGAAGCAGACCTTGAACTAGCAAAAGAAGCCTTCG GTGTAAATAATGTAACAGGAATTGATGCCATGAATCCTTCTTCTAAAGATGACTTCACAGAATTTGAAAAGCTGCTAAAGGAAAAGATCTCCCAGTACGAGAAGTCCGTGCACTATTCCAGTTTTCTGGAGTCTTTGTTCCGAGATCTCTGTATTTCAT TGGAAGTggaagacatgaaaaaaatcaGCACCTCCTTGACAGTTCTATTAACCGAAAAACAGAAACAGGAAAAG CAAAATAAggcgaagaagaagaagagtaaAGGAGTGCTGCCGGGCGGAGGCCTGAAGGCCAAGCTCAAGGACGACCTGGCCGACTATGGCGAGTACGACGGCGGCTACGCACAGGACTACGAGGACTTCATGTGA